A single window of Colletotrichum destructivum chromosome 9, complete sequence DNA harbors:
- a CDS encoding Putative major facilitator superfamily, MFS transporter superfamily, translating into MAHERTPHLRNRQHVADNESKRADEEAPFADATETTTLLNSETSPRTLRNGSSAGSRRDRGSGPDKGDSEDDQDDDDDDEGPKQSISATRAGVLMLSTWVLIFLQASNTSGMTMTQSVVAEDLEAYADAMWFTSSYLISMASLAPLFGRLATIFSPRSLVLPLGCFFAAGGVVTSQAPSFWVFLAGRILTGMGGAGIMTLSVILVLELVGKRRRGVFVGLVNAGFTIGLSFGAVVYGALLPVIGWRALFAVQTPLGLLAGLGAFWSIPKSFSSDHETKGKSALQKLARIDYAGAVTLVLTIVLFLYGLSGEIQTRSLVLSALSLLLFMLIEFRLAADPIIPLSVLSSRGVLLSCTAQLLFMSIRWTLLYYAPIFVLAVRGYAPAVAGSILIPTNVGFGSGGLIVGWLHVRRNGAFWSPSVVSLTCFAATMFGLSFVGTADSPVWALILAVVLNGLATGATLNYTLAHLLHLSRPEEHFVSTSLLGTFRGFGGSFGTAIGGGVFYRILRSGLVAGFTELDGGRLSEERRELVTRLIGSPALVFNGGLGPAEHAIAVERYASASRGTWRAAAALAVVAIVIQASTGWRGPTGGKEVDDDTEARAALMESEGAGEA; encoded by the exons ATGGCGCATGAACGAACACCTCACCTACGGAACCGGCAGCACGTCGCCGACAACGAATCCAAGAGGGCAGATGAGGAGGCTCCGTTCGCCGATGCCaccgagacgacgacgctgctcAACTCCGAGACCTCCCCTCGGACCCTCCGCAATGGGTCGTCAGCCGGCAGCCGCCGAGACCGGGGTTCGGGCCCCGACAAAGGCGACAGCGAAGacgaccaagacgacgatgacgatgacgaaggaCCCAAGCAATCCATAAGCGCAACCCGCGCCGGGGTTCTCATGCTCAGCACCTGggtcctcatcttcctccaAG CGTCCAACACGTCGGGCATGACCATGACCCagtccgtcgtcgccgaggaccttgaggcctacgccgacgccatgTGGTTCACGAGTTCCTACCTCATCAGCATGGCCTCCCTGGCGCCGCTGTTCGGCCGCCTGGCCACCATCTTCTCGCCCCGCAGCCTCGTGCTGCCCCTGGGctgcttcttcgccgccggcggcgtcgtcacctCACAGGCGCCCTCTTTCTGGGTCTTTCTCGCCGGCAGGATCCTGACgggcatgggcggcgccggcatcatgACCCTGtccgtcatcctcgtcctcgagctggtcGGCAAGAGGAGGcgcggcgtcttcgtcggcctcgtgAACGCCGGCTTCACCATCGGCTTGTCGTTTGGCGCCGTCGTGTATGGGGCGCTGCTGCCCGTCATCGGATGG AGGGCCCTGTTTGCCGTCCAGACGCCCCTTGGTCTGCTTGCAGGCCTCGGCGCCTTCTGGAGCATACCCAAGTCGTTCAGCTCGGACCACGAGACCAAAGGCAAGTCGGCCTTGCAGAAGCTGGCTCGCATCGACTATGCAGGTGCTGTCACGCTG GTACTGACCATCGTACTCTTCCTCTACGGCCTCTCGGGCGAAATCCAAACCCGATCCCTCGTTCTCTCagccctctccctcctcctcttcatgctCATCGAGTTCAGGCTCGCCGCGGaccccatcatccccctctccgtcctctccTCCCGCGGCGTCCTCCTCTCGTGCACGGCCCAGCTCCTCTTCATGTCTATCCGCTGGACCCTGCTCTACTACGCGCccatcttcgtcctcgccgtgCGGGGCTACGCGCCAGCCGTCGCGGGCTCGATCCTGATCCCGACCaacgtcggcttcggctccGGCGGGCTCATCGTCGGCTGGCTGCATGTCCGCCGCAACGGCGCCTTCTGGTCGCCCTCGGTCGTCAGCCTGACGTGCTTCGCGGCCACCATGTTCGGCCTCTCGTTCGTCGGCACCGCCGACTCGCCGGTCTGGGCCTTGATCCTGGCCGTCGTGCTCAACGGGCTCGCGACGGGCGCCACGTTGAACTACACCCTCGCGCACCTGCTGCACCTCAGCCGCCCGGAGGAGCACTTCGTCTCGACCTCGCTGCTCGGCACGTTCCGCGGGTTCGGCGGCAGCTTTGGCaccgccatcggcggcggcgtgttCTACCGCATCCTGCGCTCCGGTCTGGTCGCCGGCTTTACCGAGCTCGACGGTGGGAGACTGTCCGAGGAGCGGCGGGAGCTTGTCACGAGGCTCATCGGCAGCCCCGCGCTCGTGTTCAacggcgggctgggcccgGCCGAGCACGCCATCGCGGTGGAGAGGTACGCCAGCGCCTCCAGGGGCAcgtggcgggcggcggcggcgttggcggtcGTCGCGATTGTGATCCAGGCGAGCACGGGATGGAGAGGCCCCACGGGTGGGAAGGAGGTGGACGACGATACAgaggcgagggcggcgttgatggagAGCGAAGGCGCTGGAGAAGCTTGA
- a CDS encoding Putative glyoxalase/Bleomycin resistance protein/Dihydroxybiphenyl dioxygenase: MSLDQTTRDHVEEKAFSASSADGPYGQMCFLEVPVSDPARAAAFYTAVLGWECADAGMPSPTPGIKTVHFFNKGDLHGGFLAMEDGNHVTTGNDAARPARMAVLPTFCIRDIEATVVEVERLGGRVHVPKTEIGGGMGFFCRIIDCEGNMVGIWAQE; this comes from the exons atgTCTCTGGATCAGACCACCAGGGACCacgtcgaggagaaggccttctcggcctcctccgccgacgGGCCCTACGGCCAGATGTGTTTCCTCGAAGTGCCGGTCTCGGACCCGGCccgcgcggcggcgtttTACACGGCAGTGCTCGGGTGGGAATGCGCCGATGCCGggatgccgtcgccgacgccggggaTCAAGACGGTGCACTTCTTCAACAAGGGCGACCTGCACGGCGGGTTCCTCGCGATGGAGGACGGGAACCATGTGACAACAGGCAACGacgcggcgaggccggcgcgcATGGCGGTGCTCCCGACGTTCTGCATACGGGATATTGAGGCaaccgtcgtcgaggtcgagaggtTGGGCGGCAGGGTCCACGT GCCCAAGACGGAGATTGGCGGCGGGATGGGTTTCTTTTGTCGCATCATCGACTGCGAGGGAAACATGGTCGGGATTTGGGCGCAAGAGTGA